In the genome of Vicia villosa cultivar HV-30 ecotype Madison, WI linkage group LG7, Vvil1.0, whole genome shotgun sequence, one region contains:
- the LOC131619094 gene encoding uncharacterized protein LOC131619094: protein MVRETIDHGEGLPRQEYRVLLEERWCDCDKFQAFRMPCSHVIAACAHSHLDALALLSPIYKSETLLHVYNNGFAVVAKEDYWPAYEGEIVWHNDQMRRNKKGRPKSKRITTEMDELDKLERKCGLCRQVGHNKKNCPNHASGS from the coding sequence ATGGTCAGAGAGACAATCGACCACGGCGAAGGGCTACCAAGACAAGAGTATAGGGTTCTACTAGAAGAACGTTGGTGCGATTGCGACAAGTTTCAGgcatttcgtatgccttgctcccatgtaaTTGCAGCATGTGCTCATTCTCACTTGGATGCATTAGCACTCCTGTCTCCCATTTACAAGTCTGAGACCTTGCTCCACGTATACAACAATGGCTTTGCAGTGGTAGCAAAAgaggattattggcctgcgtACGAGGGGGAAATTGTTTGGCACAACGACCAAATGCGGAGAAATAAAAAGGGTCGTCCCAAAAGCAAGCGTATCACGACTGAAATGGACGAGCTCGATAAGCTAGAAAGAAAGTGTGGTTTATGTCGCCAAGTCggacacaataaaaaaaattgtcctAATCATGCAAGTGGTTCTTAG